A stretch of the Acyrthosiphon pisum isolate AL4f chromosome A2, pea_aphid_22Mar2018_4r6ur, whole genome shotgun sequence genome encodes the following:
- the LOC103310616 gene encoding uncharacterized protein LOC103310616 has protein sequence MDDTYLDVTADYVDECKITQMNYHSFTPYSNMSLSNNDEIRISILNMDSYTLPCESYIYIEGKVNKPTDAVGDVRFSNNGLAFLFSEMRYEINGVEIQKLKSPGISSCLKAYCSYSPNDLNTLESAAWDSAMDSEDNKNFMTDNVFTGCIPLKHLFGFCEDYKKILLNCNQQLILNRASTDLDAIHVVGKGATEAVEKNKKITIELTKVVWKMPIIRVSDKEKLRLIKVIDSRKTLSCAFRTWDLCEYPVLPKNSSHSWTVKSSSLLEKPRFVLFGLQTDRKKKY, from the coding sequence ATGGATGACACGTATTTAGACGTTACGGCCGACTATGTCGATGAGTGTAAAATAACGCAGATGAATTATCATTCGTTCACTCCGTACTCAAACATGTCTTTAtcaaataatgatgaaataaggataagtattttaaatatggatTCGTACACTTTACCGTGTGAAAGTTATATTTACATCGAGGGAAAAGTAAATAAACCCACCGATGCTGTTGGAGATGTTCGTTTTTCAAATAACGGATTGGCATTTTTATTCTCCGAAATGCGATATGAAATAAACGGTgtagaaatacaaaaattaaaatcaccgGGAATTTCCTCTTGTTTGAAAGCATACTGCTCGTATTCTCCAAACGATTTGAATACTCTAGAGAGCGCTGCTTGGGACTCGGCCATGGATAGTgaagataataaaaattttatgacCGACAATGTATTTACCGGGTGTATCCCTCTAAAACATTTATTCGGATTCTGTGaagactataaaaaaatattacttaattgtAATCAGCAACTGATTTTAAATCGTGCATCTACCGACCTGGATGCGATACATGTTGTTGGCAAAGGTGCAACCGAGgccgttgaaaaaaataaaaaaattacaatcgaaCTTACTAAGGTGGTTTGGAAGATGCCAATTATCAGAGTCAgtgataaagaaaaattaagactGATAAAAGTAATAGATTCGCGTAAAACACTGTCGTGTGCTTTTCGTACATGGGATCTTTGTGAGTATCCGGTACTTCCGAAAAATTCTTCTCATTCGTGGACGGTAAAGTCCAGCAGCTTGCTAGAAAAACCGAGATTTGTGCTGTTTGGATTACAGACAGatcgaaaaaaaaagtattga